A region from the Clavibacter sp. A6099 genome encodes:
- a CDS encoding SMP-30/gluconolactonase/LRE family protein has translation MTAITSDLRVLRDARAILVESLWWDPAGDVMWNDITAGTLHRSPWEGAADGSDDTVLELPPPLASFQPADDGGFVAGLGDRIVLVDRAGRITRELARVEHAHDGMRLNEGKVDPAGRFVVGSMDVTEGEPDGAVYSVDGSGALRTLLGGFAVTNGFEWIDGGRTMILTDTGAQTVYRAPYSADGELGELERWIHGEMSDGLTLDVDGYAWNGIYGGGKVVRWAPDGTKDLEIAIPAPNVTSVAFAGPDLRTLVIGTARENLTEEQLEEHPLSGGVFAIDTGVSGRPVNVFRTVVDDARRA, from the coding sequence ATGACCGCCATCACCTCCGACCTCCGCGTCCTGCGCGACGCCCGCGCGATCCTCGTCGAGAGCCTCTGGTGGGATCCGGCCGGCGACGTGATGTGGAACGACATCACCGCGGGCACGCTGCACCGCAGCCCGTGGGAGGGCGCGGCCGACGGATCCGACGACACCGTGCTCGAGCTGCCCCCGCCGCTCGCGTCCTTCCAGCCGGCCGACGACGGCGGCTTCGTCGCGGGGCTCGGCGACCGCATCGTGCTGGTCGACCGCGCCGGCCGCATCACGCGGGAGCTCGCCCGGGTCGAGCACGCCCACGACGGCATGCGCCTCAACGAGGGGAAGGTCGATCCCGCGGGCCGCTTCGTCGTCGGATCCATGGACGTCACCGAGGGCGAACCGGACGGGGCCGTCTACTCCGTCGACGGATCCGGCGCCCTGCGCACGCTCCTCGGCGGCTTCGCGGTCACCAACGGCTTCGAGTGGATCGACGGCGGCCGGACCATGATCCTCACCGACACCGGCGCGCAGACCGTCTACCGCGCCCCCTACTCGGCCGACGGCGAGCTCGGCGAGCTCGAGCGCTGGATCCACGGCGAGATGAGCGACGGCCTCACCCTCGACGTCGACGGCTACGCGTGGAACGGGATCTACGGCGGCGGCAAGGTCGTCCGCTGGGCGCCCGACGGCACGAAGGACCTGGAGATCGCGATCCCGGCGCCGAACGTCACCTCGGTGGCCTTCGCCGGACCCGACCTCCGCACCCTCGTCATCGGCACCGCGCGCGAGAACCTCACGGAGGAGCAGCTGGAGGAGCACCCGCTCTCGGGCGGCGTCTTCGCGATCGACACCGGCGTCTCCGGGCGGCCCGTGAACGTCTTCCGCACCGTGGTCGACGACGCCCGGCGGGCGTAG
- a CDS encoding Dps family protein: MTTTVERPTSASEKATQPEGSKPTKRQNAERGFKASEQLHENMQKVLVDLIELHIQGKQAHWNVVGKNFRDLHLQLDEIIDSAREFSDDLAERMRALHATPDGRSDTVAETTTLPEYPQGEVDTAETVDLVTQRLEAAVHTMREVHDDVDEEDPTTADLLHGFITALEQYAWMVSAENRRVGSVAK, encoded by the coding sequence ATGACCACGACCGTCGAACGCCCCACCAGCGCATCCGAGAAGGCCACCCAGCCCGAGGGCTCCAAGCCCACCAAGCGCCAGAACGCCGAGCGGGGCTTCAAGGCCTCCGAGCAGCTGCACGAGAACATGCAGAAGGTGCTCGTCGACCTGATCGAGCTGCACATCCAGGGCAAGCAGGCGCACTGGAACGTCGTCGGCAAGAACTTCCGCGACCTGCACCTCCAGCTCGACGAGATCATCGACTCGGCGCGCGAGTTCAGCGACGACCTGGCCGAGCGCATGCGCGCCCTGCACGCCACGCCGGACGGCCGCAGCGACACGGTCGCCGAGACCACGACGCTCCCCGAGTACCCGCAGGGCGAGGTCGACACGGCCGAGACCGTGGACCTCGTCACCCAGCGCCTCGAGGCCGCCGTGCACACCATGCGCGAGGTGCACGACGACGTCGACGAGGAGGACCCGACCACCGCGGACCTGCTGCACGGCTTCATCACCGCGCTCGAGCAGTACGCGTGGATGGTCTCCGCGGAGAACCGCCGCGTCGGCTCGGTCGCGAAGTAG
- a CDS encoding SDR family NAD(P)-dependent oxidoreductase, whose protein sequence is MDLGITGKTALITGADSGIGWETARILLAEGATVVLSDQDQGSLDEAAAQLDGGDRVHAFAADVTSVESLAALHDKVQEAVGDIDILVQSAGITGAQGLFHEIDDEGWTNTIEVDLLGPVRLVKQFLPSLRKGGWGRIVFLASEDAVQPYDDELPYCAAKAGILALSKGLSRSYAKEGLLVNAVSPAFIHTPMTDAMMEKRADQLGTSKDDAIESFLDEERPYMELKRRGEPAEVANVVAFLCSDLASFVNGSNYRVDSGSVATI, encoded by the coding sequence ATGGACCTCGGGATCACAGGCAAGACCGCGCTCATCACGGGCGCCGACTCGGGGATCGGGTGGGAGACCGCCCGCATCCTCCTCGCCGAGGGCGCGACCGTCGTCCTCAGCGACCAGGACCAGGGATCGCTCGACGAGGCCGCCGCGCAGCTCGACGGCGGCGACCGCGTCCACGCGTTCGCGGCCGACGTGACGAGCGTCGAGTCGCTCGCCGCGCTGCACGACAAGGTGCAGGAGGCGGTCGGCGACATCGACATCCTCGTGCAGTCCGCGGGCATCACCGGCGCGCAGGGCCTCTTCCACGAGATCGACGACGAGGGCTGGACGAACACGATCGAGGTCGACCTGCTCGGTCCCGTGCGCCTGGTGAAGCAGTTCCTCCCGTCGCTCCGGAAGGGCGGCTGGGGCCGGATCGTGTTCCTGGCCTCCGAGGACGCCGTGCAGCCGTACGACGACGAGCTCCCCTACTGCGCCGCCAAGGCCGGGATCCTGGCGCTGTCGAAGGGCCTGTCCCGCAGCTACGCGAAGGAGGGCCTGCTCGTGAACGCGGTCTCGCCCGCCTTCATCCACACGCCCATGACGGACGCGATGATGGAGAAGCGCGCCGACCAGCTGGGCACCTCGAAGGACGACGCGATCGAGTCGTTCCTCGACGAGGAGCGCCCATACATGGAGCTCAAGCGCCGCGGCGAGCCCGCCGAGGTCGCCAACGTGGTCGCGTTCCTCTGCTCCGACCTCGCGTCGTTCGTGAACGGGTCCAACTACCGCGTCGACTCCGGATCGGTGGCGACGATCTGA
- a CDS encoding DUF2945 domain-containing protein yields MAGLSKGDHVTWNTPQGETHGEVVEEKTKDFQHDGQHFTASSDEPAYIVESDKSGKTAAHKGSALTKKK; encoded by the coding sequence ATGGCCGGCCTCTCGAAGGGCGACCACGTCACCTGGAACACGCCCCAGGGCGAGACCCACGGCGAGGTCGTCGAGGAGAAGACGAAGGACTTCCAGCACGACGGGCAGCACTTCACCGCGTCGAGCGACGAGCCCGCGTACATCGTGGAGAGCGACAAGTCCGGCAAGACCGCAGCCCACAAGGGATCCGCGCTGACGAAGAAGAAGTAG
- a CDS encoding sensor histidine kinase, translated as MDTGTAATTRSTSTRAPRHRDGIELFVDAVVGLVLAGLALKPPVDVQEAGFPVAGLVLLAVAVRSVFPGAALALAWVMALAQWQLGERPGFADLALLLVLYSTARRGSRATAVLGLASALVGGAMATVYLLHTGARYSLLISPGGIGAVIFVLAPVLMLLLAWLTGLVVRVIRSRTAESRLRVQAEDTAVKAVDLAQAETLRASMARDVHDIVGHSLAVIIAQADSVQFLDDEERIRGVSATIADTARRSLAEVREVLSGTSTADADDGPEDLDAVVAQVRAAGVDLAHEVRGVRRPVDPARQVVIRRVAQEMTTNAMRHGEPGGRIRLRETWRTADVVLEVENPVALRGPAPDRADPLGLGALRVGTGVEGMRARLAAVGGDLEAEPVDDLFTARARIPLPAAHPIAVPGGRP; from the coding sequence ATGGACACCGGGACCGCCGCCACGACGCGCTCGACGTCGACGCGGGCGCCCCGGCACCGCGACGGCATCGAGCTCTTCGTGGACGCGGTCGTCGGCCTCGTGCTCGCGGGCCTCGCCCTCAAGCCGCCGGTGGATGTCCAGGAGGCGGGATTCCCCGTCGCCGGGCTCGTGCTCCTGGCCGTCGCCGTCCGCTCGGTGTTCCCGGGGGCGGCGCTCGCGCTGGCCTGGGTGATGGCGCTGGCGCAGTGGCAGCTGGGCGAGCGGCCCGGCTTCGCGGACCTCGCGCTGCTGCTGGTCCTGTACTCCACCGCCCGGCGGGGATCCCGGGCGACGGCCGTGCTCGGCCTCGCCTCCGCGCTCGTCGGCGGCGCCATGGCCACGGTGTACCTGCTGCACACGGGTGCGCGCTACTCGCTCCTCATCAGTCCCGGCGGCATCGGCGCCGTGATCTTCGTGCTGGCACCGGTCCTGATGCTGCTCCTCGCGTGGCTGACCGGCCTCGTGGTGCGCGTGATCCGCTCCCGCACCGCCGAGTCGCGCCTGCGGGTCCAGGCGGAGGACACCGCGGTGAAGGCCGTCGACCTCGCGCAGGCCGAGACGCTGCGGGCGAGCATGGCGCGCGACGTGCACGACATCGTCGGGCACTCGCTCGCGGTGATCATCGCGCAGGCCGACTCCGTGCAGTTCCTCGACGACGAGGAGCGGATCCGCGGGGTGTCCGCCACCATCGCCGACACCGCCCGCCGCTCGCTCGCCGAGGTGCGCGAGGTGCTGAGCGGCACCAGCACGGCCGACGCCGACGACGGGCCCGAGGACCTCGACGCGGTCGTCGCGCAGGTGCGGGCCGCGGGCGTCGACCTCGCGCACGAGGTGCGCGGCGTGCGCCGGCCCGTGGATCCCGCGCGCCAGGTGGTCATCCGCCGCGTCGCGCAGGAGATGACGACCAACGCGATGCGCCACGGCGAGCCGGGCGGACGGATCCGCCTGCGCGAGACCTGGCGGACCGCCGACGTCGTGCTCGAGGTCGAGAACCCGGTGGCCCTCCGCGGGCCCGCGCCCGACCGCGCCGACCCGCTCGGGCTGGGCGCGTTGCGCGTCGGCACGGGGGTCGAGGGCATGCGCGCCCGGCTCGCCGCCGTCGGCGGCGACCTCGAGGCCGAGCCCGTCGACGACCTGTTCACCGCCCGCGCCCGCATCCCCCTGCCTGCCGCCCACCCCATCGCCGTGCCAGGAGGCCGCCCGTGA
- a CDS encoding response regulator: MIRIVLVDDQELFRGGVRVALDAQPDLEVVGEAGDGRQGLAVIDEVRPDVVLLDMRMPVMDGLETVRALFDGTRDAPPRVIVLTTFALDRASATAIRGGASGFLLKDATPAFLAAAIRAVHAGSAVLAPDELTQLFTSDATAAPAPPAPPAFRSLSAREKDVFGHVARGLSNAEVAALEFVSESTVKTHVSSILAKLALRDRVQLVVYAHDHRLVERAGS; the protein is encoded by the coding sequence GTGATCCGCATCGTGCTCGTCGACGACCAGGAGCTGTTCCGCGGCGGCGTGCGCGTCGCCCTCGACGCCCAGCCCGACCTCGAGGTCGTCGGCGAGGCCGGCGACGGGCGGCAGGGGCTCGCCGTGATCGACGAGGTGCGGCCCGACGTCGTGCTCCTCGACATGCGCATGCCCGTGATGGACGGCCTCGAGACCGTGCGCGCGCTCTTCGACGGCACCCGCGACGCTCCGCCGCGCGTGATCGTGCTGACGACCTTCGCGCTCGACCGCGCGTCGGCCACGGCGATCCGCGGCGGCGCGAGCGGCTTCCTGCTCAAGGACGCGACGCCCGCCTTCCTCGCCGCCGCGATCCGCGCCGTGCACGCGGGCAGCGCCGTCCTCGCGCCGGACGAGCTCACGCAGCTGTTCACCTCGGATGCGACGGCCGCCCCCGCTCCCCCGGCGCCGCCCGCGTTCCGGTCCCTGAGCGCGCGCGAGAAGGACGTCTTCGGGCACGTCGCGCGCGGGCTGTCGAACGCGGAGGTCGCGGCGCTCGAGTTCGTCAGCGAGTCGACCGTGAAGACGCACGTGAGCAGCATCCTCGCCAAGCTCGCGCTCCGGGATCGCGTGCAGCTCGTCGTGTACGCGCACGACCACCGGCTCGTGGAGCGCGCCGGGTCCTAG
- a CDS encoding D-alanyl-D-alanine carboxypeptidase/D-alanyl-D-alanine-endopeptidase, with protein sequence MTGSRPAPARRPPGRSRSVRRRRDAVLATVVATAVVGVGLATGILPSPAGGASADPASCTVDALTAGWSTGTLHLSAAAVDGDAGRDLLDVRADVPAATASTMKVLTAAAAVEALGPDRRIATRVVQGARADTVVLVGGGDPTLSRLPSGTDGVYPEAPHLDDLARQVLDARRADPDLAGVPIRRLQVDSGLFTGPAWLPEWPLEARRGGSMSNITALMVDGDRDDTAEPYSRRGEKAVARAADAFAALLGDDVAADGPLVTATSGSAVLGTVESAPVRDLVGYMLTHSDDTLAETLARLVAIETGAGSAAADIQRGTPAALTDLDLPTDGVVLVDGSGLSDANRVPAALLTRLMVRIAEHRGDLAIVDAGLAVAGRTGTLTEGGRFTGEADAAAGRIRGKTGTLERMHGLTGIADAEDGTEVAFTIWAEDVDPSVPAESARAEIDALATDLHRCGGALGG encoded by the coding sequence ATGACCGGATCCCGCCCCGCGCCCGCCCGACGACCGCCGGGTAGATCCCGGTCCGTCCGCCGTCGCCGCGACGCGGTGCTCGCGACCGTCGTCGCGACCGCGGTGGTCGGCGTCGGGCTCGCCACCGGGATCCTCCCGTCACCCGCGGGCGGCGCGTCGGCGGATCCCGCGTCCTGCACGGTCGACGCGCTCACGGCCGGCTGGTCCACCGGCACGCTCCACCTCTCCGCCGCGGCGGTCGACGGCGACGCGGGGCGCGACCTCCTCGACGTGCGCGCCGACGTGCCGGCCGCGACCGCCAGCACCATGAAGGTCCTCACCGCCGCGGCGGCCGTCGAGGCGCTCGGCCCCGACCGCCGCATCGCGACCCGGGTCGTCCAGGGCGCGCGCGCCGACACGGTCGTCCTCGTCGGCGGCGGCGACCCCACGCTCAGCCGCCTCCCGTCCGGCACCGACGGCGTCTACCCGGAGGCCCCGCACCTCGATGACCTCGCGCGCCAGGTGCTCGACGCCCGCCGCGCCGATCCCGACCTCGCCGGCGTCCCAATCCGCCGCCTCCAGGTCGACAGCGGGCTGTTCACCGGGCCGGCCTGGCTGCCGGAGTGGCCGCTCGAGGCGCGGCGCGGCGGGTCCATGTCGAACATCACGGCGCTCATGGTCGACGGCGACCGCGACGACACGGCGGAGCCCTACTCGCGCCGCGGCGAGAAGGCCGTCGCGCGTGCCGCGGACGCCTTCGCGGCTCTCCTCGGCGACGACGTCGCGGCCGACGGCCCGCTCGTGACCGCGACGTCCGGATCCGCCGTGCTCGGCACCGTGGAGTCCGCGCCGGTGCGCGACCTCGTCGGCTACATGCTCACCCACTCCGACGACACGCTCGCCGAGACCCTCGCGCGGCTGGTCGCGATCGAGACGGGCGCGGGCAGCGCCGCCGCGGACATCCAGCGCGGCACGCCCGCCGCCCTCACCGACCTCGACCTGCCGACCGACGGGGTGGTCCTGGTCGACGGCTCCGGCCTGTCGGACGCGAACCGCGTCCCGGCCGCGCTCCTCACCCGGCTCATGGTGCGGATCGCCGAGCACCGCGGGGACCTCGCCATCGTCGACGCCGGGCTCGCCGTCGCCGGTCGCACCGGCACGCTCACCGAGGGCGGCCGCTTCACGGGCGAGGCGGACGCGGCGGCCGGCCGGATCCGCGGCAAGACGGGCACGCTCGAGCGGATGCACGGCCTCACCGGCATCGCCGACGCGGAGGACGGCACCGAGGTGGCCTTCACCATCTGGGCGGAGGACGTGGATCCGTCCGTCCCCGCGGAGTCCGCCCGCGCCGAGATCGACGCCCTCGCGACCGACCTGCACCGCTGCGGAGGCGCGCTCGGGGGCTGA
- a CDS encoding recombinase family protein — MTTLVGYVRVARSEEPYQDQVDALDAAGCERIFVDVAGGRRAPRPGLQDALDYLRENDELLVVSLDRLGPGAADVVRILNGLEARGIAFRAIRDGLEAGTAAGRGLFAATLALATVEATTEAERHRRRSADRPSRSASEGPPEVDSSPPAAPALPSLPKGITRRKLQIAVEERSKGRDTAEIASVLDVSERVVTRALAWAESGRQGGIQR; from the coding sequence ATGACCACGCTCGTCGGATACGTCCGCGTCGCGCGCTCCGAGGAGCCGTACCAGGACCAGGTCGACGCCCTCGACGCGGCCGGCTGCGAGCGGATCTTCGTCGACGTCGCGGGAGGACGCAGGGCCCCGCGCCCCGGCCTCCAGGACGCGCTCGACTACCTCCGCGAGAACGACGAGCTCCTCGTCGTGAGCCTCGACCGGCTGGGGCCGGGCGCCGCCGACGTGGTGCGGATCCTCAACGGGCTCGAGGCACGAGGCATCGCCTTCCGCGCCATCCGCGACGGGCTGGAGGCCGGAACCGCGGCCGGCCGCGGGCTGTTCGCGGCCACGCTCGCGCTCGCGACCGTGGAGGCGACGACGGAGGCCGAGCGGCATCGCAGGCGATCCGCCGACCGGCCGTCGCGATCCGCATCCGAGGGCCCCCCCGAGGTCGACAGCTCGCCGCCCGCCGCGCCGGCCCTCCCGTCGCTGCCCAAGGGCATCACCCGGCGGAAGCTGCAGATCGCGGTCGAGGAGCGCTCGAAGGGGCGCGACACCGCGGAGATCGCGAGCGTGCTCGACGTCAGCGAGCGCGTCGTCACGCGCGCACTGGCGTGGGCCGAGTCGGGTCGCCAGGGCGGCATCCAGCGCTGA
- a CDS encoding DUF3072 domain-containing protein — MSDANQDTTGGDEKEMLGSSTPTPPQSAEKDPSTWVTGDEPMTGAQRSYLDSLATQAGEEIPADLNKAEASEQIERLQEKKDTASPQSDDAS; from the coding sequence ATGAGCGATGCGAACCAGGACACCACAGGCGGCGACGAGAAGGAGATGCTCGGCTCCTCCACCCCCACGCCGCCGCAGAGCGCCGAGAAGGACCCGAGCACGTGGGTCACGGGCGACGAGCCGATGACGGGCGCGCAGCGCAGCTACCTCGACTCGCTCGCCACGCAGGCCGGCGAGGAGATCCCCGCCGACCTCAACAAGGCGGAGGCGAGCGAGCAGATCGAGCGCCTGCAGGAGAAGAAGGACACGGCGTCGCCGCAGTCCGACGACGCGAGCTGA
- a CDS encoding PrsW family intramembrane metalloprotease translates to MTDPSIPVTVHRPSPASPPPSMELPAPHASSRITASAVLGVVGVAVLLLVGLVVAAYLVLSLGIQAVAICALLALIPLAGVLLAIRWVDRWEPEPRLALLFALLWGAAASVAIALLFDLVAQYARLAIGVPTRYTEFLQLAVQAPVVEESAKAIGLLLVFWVARRHFDGPVDGVVYGATIAAGFAFTENIVYFGGPLVSGTTGTLVGTFVLRGLFSPFAHVTFTMITGIAIGYGARRGPGAALGFGAIGLVGAIVLHALWNTGVTITGDFLSFYVLLQVPIFAFLVTVVILLRRYEIHLTRRRLREYAAVGWFTPAEVEMLSTWQGRRRARLWARTRGGEAGRAMGLFTRDATRLAFARQRMLSERPAASGRSEAGHLDDERRLLRAVTEHREALLRGGRR, encoded by the coding sequence GTGACCGACCCGTCCATCCCCGTGACCGTCCACCGACCCTCGCCGGCCTCGCCCCCGCCGTCCATGGAGCTGCCCGCGCCGCACGCGTCGTCGCGCATCACCGCGTCCGCCGTGCTCGGCGTCGTGGGCGTCGCGGTGCTGCTGCTCGTCGGCCTGGTCGTCGCGGCCTACCTCGTGCTCAGCCTCGGGATCCAGGCCGTCGCGATCTGCGCGCTCCTCGCCCTGATCCCGCTCGCCGGCGTCCTCCTCGCCATCCGCTGGGTCGACCGCTGGGAGCCCGAGCCGCGGCTCGCCCTGCTGTTCGCGCTGCTGTGGGGCGCGGCCGCGTCGGTGGCGATCGCGCTCCTCTTCGACCTCGTCGCGCAGTACGCGCGCCTCGCGATCGGCGTGCCCACGCGCTACACGGAGTTCCTGCAGCTGGCCGTCCAGGCACCCGTCGTCGAGGAGTCCGCCAAGGCGATCGGGCTGCTCCTCGTCTTCTGGGTCGCGCGCCGCCACTTCGACGGCCCGGTGGACGGCGTCGTCTACGGCGCCACCATCGCGGCCGGCTTCGCCTTCACGGAGAACATCGTCTACTTCGGCGGCCCGCTCGTCTCCGGCACGACGGGCACGCTCGTCGGCACCTTCGTGCTGCGGGGCCTGTTCTCGCCGTTCGCGCACGTGACCTTCACGATGATCACCGGCATCGCGATCGGCTACGGGGCCCGCCGCGGTCCGGGTGCGGCGCTCGGGTTCGGCGCGATCGGGCTGGTCGGCGCGATCGTGCTGCACGCCCTCTGGAACACGGGCGTCACCATCACGGGCGACTTCCTCTCCTTCTACGTGCTGCTGCAGGTGCCGATCTTCGCCTTCCTCGTGACCGTCGTGATCCTCCTGCGCCGCTACGAGATCCACCTCACGCGCCGCCGCCTCCGGGAGTACGCGGCCGTCGGCTGGTTCACGCCCGCCGAGGTCGAGATGCTGAGCACCTGGCAGGGGCGTCGTCGGGCCCGGCTCTGGGCGCGCACGCGCGGCGGCGAGGCGGGCCGGGCGATGGGCCTGTTCACGCGCGACGCCACGCGGCTCGCGTTCGCCCGCCAGCGGATGCTCTCGGAGCGACCCGCCGCGTCCGGGCGCTCGGAGGCCGGCCACCTCGACGACGAGCGGCGCCTGCTGCGCGCCGTCACCGAGCACCGCGAGGCGCTCCTGCGCGGCGGCCGGCGCTAG
- a CDS encoding FAD-binding oxidoreductase, which produces MIDDVVHARSADADAAADADAVRAELVRALGDIVATDPASLDDARGDRSGYRSPAAPIAVVRATEAAHVVQTLRIAHATRTPVVTRGAGTGLAGGATATAGEIVLSVRGMDRILEVSEADELAVVEPGVLNDDLNARLEPLGLWYSPDPASKAISTIGGNIATNAGGLLCAKYGVTREAVLALTVVLADGRVIDTGHRTVKGVTGYDLTALMIGSEGTLGVIVRATVRLRPLPTATPSTVAAFFPDSTAAAAASSAITAARIRPAAMELLDAGALEAIDAFLGTDHSTRGSAHLLVRCDGPDAAEEAARVVEVVVAGGGTADVTDDADEGERLLAIRRAFHPALAARGRVLIEDVAVPRSRLADMLTRIREIERATGLQIPTVAHAGDGNLHPNFCIPEDPTTPDGDATGIPDDVWRAADLLFRAAVDLGGTLTGEHGVGLLKRRWLADELGDDVMGLAAGIRRVFDPRGILNPGKAA; this is translated from the coding sequence ATGATCGACGACGTGGTCCACGCCCGTTCCGCCGACGCGGACGCCGCCGCCGACGCCGACGCCGTCCGCGCCGAGCTCGTCCGGGCCCTCGGCGACATCGTCGCGACCGACCCCGCCTCCCTCGACGACGCGCGCGGCGACCGGTCCGGCTACCGCAGCCCGGCCGCGCCGATCGCCGTCGTGCGCGCCACCGAGGCGGCGCACGTCGTCCAGACGCTGCGCATCGCGCACGCGACCCGCACCCCCGTCGTCACGCGCGGCGCCGGCACGGGCCTCGCGGGCGGCGCCACGGCGACCGCGGGCGAGATCGTGCTGTCGGTGCGTGGCATGGACCGGATCCTCGAGGTGAGCGAGGCCGACGAGCTCGCGGTCGTGGAGCCCGGCGTCCTCAACGACGACCTCAACGCGCGGCTCGAGCCGCTCGGCCTCTGGTACTCGCCGGATCCCGCGAGCAAGGCCATCTCCACCATCGGCGGCAACATCGCGACCAACGCGGGCGGCCTGCTCTGCGCCAAGTACGGCGTGACGCGCGAGGCCGTGCTCGCGCTCACGGTCGTGCTCGCCGACGGCCGCGTGATCGACACCGGCCACCGCACCGTCAAGGGCGTCACGGGCTACGACCTCACGGCGCTGATGATCGGCTCGGAGGGCACGCTCGGCGTCATCGTGCGCGCGACCGTGCGGCTCCGCCCGCTGCCGACCGCGACGCCGTCGACCGTCGCCGCCTTCTTCCCGGACTCCACCGCCGCGGCGGCCGCGTCCTCCGCGATCACGGCCGCGCGGATCCGGCCGGCCGCCATGGAGCTGCTCGACGCCGGCGCGCTCGAGGCCATCGACGCGTTCCTCGGCACCGACCACTCCACCCGCGGATCCGCCCACCTCCTCGTGCGCTGCGACGGCCCCGACGCCGCCGAGGAGGCCGCGCGAGTGGTCGAGGTCGTCGTCGCGGGCGGCGGCACGGCCGATGTCACCGACGACGCCGACGAGGGCGAGCGCCTCCTGGCGATCCGCCGCGCCTTCCACCCGGCGCTCGCCGCCCGCGGCCGCGTGCTCATCGAGGACGTCGCCGTGCCGCGCTCGCGCCTCGCCGACATGCTCACGCGGATCCGCGAGATCGAGCGCGCGACCGGCCTCCAGATCCCGACCGTGGCGCACGCGGGCGACGGCAACCTGCACCCGAACTTCTGCATCCCGGAGGACCCGACGACGCCCGACGGCGACGCGACCGGCATCCCCGACGACGTCTGGCGCGCGGCGGACCTCCTCTTCCGCGCGGCCGTGGACCTCGGCGGCACGCTCACGGGCGAGCACGGCGTGGGGCTCCTGAAGCGGCGCTGGCTGGCCGACGAGCTGGGCGACGACGTCATGGGGCTGGCCGCCGGGATCCGCCGCGTCTTCGATCCGCGGGGGATCCTCAACCCGGGCAAGGCGGCCTGA
- a CDS encoding DNA-3-methyladenine glycosylase family protein: MDSPGAVAHVARTALEVPAPFDGGGVIRFLSWHAVTGAEEGDATLFTQSARLAHGAGTVTVRLLEAEPGDDAASRVEVTTRVEDAADAAELLAGTRRLLGLDVDAARIDADLARDPALAAVVRATPGLRIPGTLDPRSTLFRTIVGQQISVASARATHGRMTADLGEDLPASVAHGSVTRLPPTAARIARDGAELLRGPARRTATLIRIAEALETGELVIEPGMPRAELRAALVAFHGVGPWTADYVAMRALGEPDILLSGDLIVRRGAAALGLPDEARALDARAAAWSPWRSYATLHLWRVMTDGMPAAS, translated from the coding sequence ATGGACTCCCCCGGCGCCGTCGCGCACGTCGCCCGGACGGCGCTCGAGGTGCCCGCGCCCTTCGACGGCGGCGGCGTGATCCGCTTCCTCTCCTGGCACGCCGTCACGGGCGCCGAGGAGGGCGACGCGACGTTGTTCACGCAGTCCGCGCGACTCGCGCACGGCGCGGGGACGGTGACCGTGCGGCTCCTCGAGGCCGAGCCGGGCGATGACGCGGCATCGCGCGTCGAGGTCACCACCCGCGTCGAGGACGCCGCCGACGCCGCCGAGCTCCTCGCCGGCACGCGCCGCCTGCTCGGCCTCGACGTGGACGCCGCCCGCATCGACGCCGACCTCGCCCGCGACCCCGCGCTGGCCGCTGTCGTGCGCGCGACGCCCGGCCTGCGGATCCCCGGCACGCTGGATCCGCGGAGCACGCTCTTCCGCACCATCGTCGGCCAGCAGATCTCCGTCGCCTCCGCCCGCGCCACCCATGGCCGCATGACCGCCGACCTGGGCGAGGACCTGCCCGCGTCGGTGGCGCACGGATCCGTGACCCGGCTGCCGCCGACCGCCGCCCGCATCGCCCGCGACGGCGCCGAGCTGCTGCGGGGACCCGCCCGGCGCACGGCGACGCTGATCCGCATCGCCGAGGCGCTCGAGACCGGCGAGCTGGTGATCGAGCCCGGCATGCCGCGCGCGGAGCTCCGGGCGGCGCTCGTCGCGTTCCACGGCGTGGGCCCGTGGACCGCCGACTACGTCGCGATGCGCGCGCTGGGCGAGCCGGACATCCTGCTCTCCGGCGACCTCATCGTCCGCCGCGGCGCCGCAGCCCTCGGCCTCCCCGACGAGGCGCGCGCCCTCGACGCGCGCGCCGCCGCGTGGTCGCCGTGGCGCTCCTACGCGACGCTGCACCTCTGGCGCGTGATGACCGACGGGATGCCGGCCGCGAGCTGA